The following are encoded together in the Bos mutus isolate GX-2022 chromosome 3, NWIPB_WYAK_1.1, whole genome shotgun sequence genome:
- the LOC102271020 gene encoding calcium-activated chloride channel regulator 1 isoform X2 yields MVLCLNVILFLTLHLLPGMKSSIVNLINNGYDGVVIAINPSVPEDEKLIENIKEMVTEASTYLFHATKRRVYFRNVSILIPMTWKSKSEYFIPKQESYDQADVIVANPYLKYGDDPYTLQYGRCGEKGKYIHFTPNFLLTNNFHIYGSRGRVFVHEWAHLRWGIFDEYNVDQPFYISRKNTIEATRCSTHITGINVVFKKCPGGSCITSLCRRDSQTGLYEAKCTFLPKKSQTAKESIMFMPSLHSVTEFCTEKTHNTEAPNLQNKMCNGKSTWDVIMNSVDFQNTSPMTEMNPPTHPTFSLLKSKQRVVCLVLDKSGSMSAEDRLFRMNQAAELYLIQVIEKGSLVGMVTFDSVAEIQNHLTRITDDNVYQKITAKLPQVANGGTSICRGLKAGFQAIIHSDQSTSGSEIILLTDGEDNEINSCFEDVKRSGAIIHTIALGPSAAKELETLSNMTGGYRFFANKDITGLTNAFSRISSRSGSITQQAIQLESKALKITGRKRVNGTVPVDSTVGNDTFFVVTWTIQKPEIVLQDPKGKKYKTSDFKEDKLNIRSARLQIPGIAETGTWTYSLLNNHASSQMLTVTVTTRARSPTTPPVIATAHMSQHTAHYPSPMIVYAQVSQGFLPVLGISVIAIIETEDGHQVTLELWDNGAGADTVKNDGIYSRYFTDYYGNGRYSLKVHAQARNNTARLNLRQPQNKVLYVPGYVENGKIILNPPRPEVKDDLAKAKIEDFSRLTSGGSFTVSGAPPPGNHPSVFPPSKITDLEAKFKEDYIQLSWTAPGNVLDKGKANSYVIRISKSFMDRQEDFDNATLVNTSNLIPKEAGSKENFEFKPEHFRVENGTKFYISVQAINEANLISEVSHIVQAIKFIPLPEDSVHDLGTKISEITLAILGLPMIFSVF; encoded by the exons GAAATGGTAACTGAAGCTTCTACTTACCTGTTTCATGCCACCAAACGAAGAGTTTATTTCAGGAATGTGAGCATTTTAATTCCAATGACCTGGAAATCAAAATCTGAGTACTTCATACCAAAACAAGAATCATATGACCAG GCAGATGTCATAGTTGCTAATCCTTATCTAAAATATGGAGATGATCCCTATACACTGCAATAtggaaggtgtggagaaaaaggaaaatatatacattttactcCAAACTTCTTGTTGACTAATAATTTCCACATCTATGGGTCCCGAG GCAGAGTATTTGTCCATGAGTGGGCCCATCTCCGCTGGGGAATATTTGATGAGTATAATGTGGACCAGCCATTCTATATTTCCAGAAAGAACACTATTGAAGCAACAAG ATGTTCAACTCATATTACTGGTATTAATGTGGTTTTCAAGAAATGCCCTGGAGGCAGCTGTATAACAAGTCTATGCAGACGTGACTCACAGACAGGGCTGTATGAAGCAAAATGtacattccttccaaaaaaatcccagactGCAAAGGAATCCATTATGTTTATGCCAAGTCTCCATTCT GTGACCGAATTTTGTACAGAAAAAACACACAATACAGAAGCTCCAAACCTACAAAACAAAATGTGCAATGGCAAAAGCACATGGGATGTAATCATGAACTCTGTTGACTTTCAGAATACATCTCCCATGACAGAAATGAATCCACCGACTCATCCTACATTTTCATTGCTCAAGTCCAAACAGCGGGTAGTCTGTTTGGTACTTGATAAATCTGGAAGCATGTCTGCA GAAGACCGTCTCTTTCGAATGAATCAAGCAGCAGAACTATACTTGATTCAAGTTATTGAAAAGGGATCTTTAGTTGGGATGGTTACCTTTGACAGTGTTGCTGAAATCCAAAATCATCTAACAAGAATAACTGATGATAATGTTTACCAAAAGATCACTGCAAAACTGCCTCAAGTAGCTAATGGTGGAACTTCAATTTGTAGAGGGCTCAAAGCAGGATTCcag GCAATTATCCACAGTGACCAGAGTACTTCTGGTTCTGAAATCATACTATTAACTGATGGGGAAGATAATGAAATAAATTCATGCTTTGAGGATGTAAAACGAAGTGGTGCAATCATCCACACCATTGCTCTGGGACCCTCTGCTGCCAAAGAACTGGAGACATTGTCAAATATGACAG GAGGATATCGTTTTTTTGCCAATAAAGACATAACTGGCCTTACTAATGCTTTCAGTAGAATTTCATCTAGAAGTGGAAGCATCACTCAGCAGGCTATTCAG TTGGAAAGCAAAGCCTTGAAAATTACAGGAAGGAAAAGAGTAAACGGCACAGTGCCTGTAGACAGTACAGTTGGAAATGACACTTTCTTTGTTGTCACATGGACAATACAAAAACCAGAAATTGTTCTCCAAgatccaaaaggaaagaaatataaaacctcGGATTTCAAAGAAGATAAGTTAAATATTCGATCTGCTCGTCTGCAAATACCTGGTATTGCAGAg acagGTACTTGGACTTACAGCCTTCTAAATAATCATGCCAGTTCTCAAATGCTAACAGTGACAGTGACCACTCGAGCAAGAAGTCCTACTACACCCCCAGTAATTGCAACAGCTCACATGAGTCAACATACAGCACATTATCCTAGCCCAATGATTGTTTATGCACAAGTCAGTCAAGGGTTTTTGCCTGTACTGGGAATCAGTGTAATAGCCATTATAGAAACCGAAGATGGACATCAAGTAACATTGGAGCTCTGGGACAATGGTGCAG GTGCTGATACTGTCAAGAATGATGGCATCTACTCAAGATACTTTACAGATTACTATGGAAATGGTAGATACAGTTTAAAAGTACATGCACAGGCAAGAAACAACACGGCTAGGCTAAATTTAAGACAACCACAGAACAAAGTTCTATATGTTCCAGGCTACGTTGAAAACG gtAAAATTATACTGAACCCACCCAGACCTGAAGTCAAAGATGACCTGGCAAAAGCTAAAATAGAAGACTTTAGCAGACTAACCTCTGGAGGGTCATTTACTGTATCAGGAGCTCCTCCTCCTGGTAATCACCCTTCTGTGTTCCCACCCAGTAAAATTACAGATCTTGAGGCTAAGTTCAAAGAAGATTATATTCAACTTTCATGGACAGCCCCTGGCAATGTCCTAGATAAAGGAAAAG CCAACAGCTACGTTATAAGAATAAGTAAGAGTTTCATGGATCGTCAAGAAGATTTTGACAATGCGACTTTAGTGAATACTTCTAATCTAATACCTAAGGAGGCCGgctcaaaagaaaattttgaatttaAGCCAGAACATtttagagtagaaaatggcaccAAATTCTATATTTCAGTCCAAGCCATTAATGAAGCCAATCTCATCTCAGAGGTTTCTCACATTGTACAAGCAATCAAATTTATTCCTCTACCAGAAGACAGTGTCCATGATCTGGGTACCAAGATTTCTGAAATCACTCTGGCAATTTTGGGATTACCAAtgattttctctgtattttaa
- the LOC102271020 gene encoding calcium-activated chloride channel regulator 1 isoform X1, which yields MFTVTCAKMVLCLNVILFLTLHLLPGMKSSIVNLINNGYDGVVIAINPSVPEDEKLIENIKEMVTEASTYLFHATKRRVYFRNVSILIPMTWKSKSEYFIPKQESYDQADVIVANPYLKYGDDPYTLQYGRCGEKGKYIHFTPNFLLTNNFHIYGSRGRVFVHEWAHLRWGIFDEYNVDQPFYISRKNTIEATRCSTHITGINVVFKKCPGGSCITSLCRRDSQTGLYEAKCTFLPKKSQTAKESIMFMPSLHSVTEFCTEKTHNTEAPNLQNKMCNGKSTWDVIMNSVDFQNTSPMTEMNPPTHPTFSLLKSKQRVVCLVLDKSGSMSAEDRLFRMNQAAELYLIQVIEKGSLVGMVTFDSVAEIQNHLTRITDDNVYQKITAKLPQVANGGTSICRGLKAGFQAIIHSDQSTSGSEIILLTDGEDNEINSCFEDVKRSGAIIHTIALGPSAAKELETLSNMTGGYRFFANKDITGLTNAFSRISSRSGSITQQAIQLESKALKITGRKRVNGTVPVDSTVGNDTFFVVTWTIQKPEIVLQDPKGKKYKTSDFKEDKLNIRSARLQIPGIAETGTWTYSLLNNHASSQMLTVTVTTRARSPTTPPVIATAHMSQHTAHYPSPMIVYAQVSQGFLPVLGISVIAIIETEDGHQVTLELWDNGAGADTVKNDGIYSRYFTDYYGNGRYSLKVHAQARNNTARLNLRQPQNKVLYVPGYVENGKIILNPPRPEVKDDLAKAKIEDFSRLTSGGSFTVSGAPPPGNHPSVFPPSKITDLEAKFKEDYIQLSWTAPGNVLDKGKANSYVIRISKSFMDRQEDFDNATLVNTSNLIPKEAGSKENFEFKPEHFRVENGTKFYISVQAINEANLISEVSHIVQAIKFIPLPEDSVHDLGTKISEITLAILGLPMIFSVF from the exons GAAATGGTAACTGAAGCTTCTACTTACCTGTTTCATGCCACCAAACGAAGAGTTTATTTCAGGAATGTGAGCATTTTAATTCCAATGACCTGGAAATCAAAATCTGAGTACTTCATACCAAAACAAGAATCATATGACCAG GCAGATGTCATAGTTGCTAATCCTTATCTAAAATATGGAGATGATCCCTATACACTGCAATAtggaaggtgtggagaaaaaggaaaatatatacattttactcCAAACTTCTTGTTGACTAATAATTTCCACATCTATGGGTCCCGAG GCAGAGTATTTGTCCATGAGTGGGCCCATCTCCGCTGGGGAATATTTGATGAGTATAATGTGGACCAGCCATTCTATATTTCCAGAAAGAACACTATTGAAGCAACAAG ATGTTCAACTCATATTACTGGTATTAATGTGGTTTTCAAGAAATGCCCTGGAGGCAGCTGTATAACAAGTCTATGCAGACGTGACTCACAGACAGGGCTGTATGAAGCAAAATGtacattccttccaaaaaaatcccagactGCAAAGGAATCCATTATGTTTATGCCAAGTCTCCATTCT GTGACCGAATTTTGTACAGAAAAAACACACAATACAGAAGCTCCAAACCTACAAAACAAAATGTGCAATGGCAAAAGCACATGGGATGTAATCATGAACTCTGTTGACTTTCAGAATACATCTCCCATGACAGAAATGAATCCACCGACTCATCCTACATTTTCATTGCTCAAGTCCAAACAGCGGGTAGTCTGTTTGGTACTTGATAAATCTGGAAGCATGTCTGCA GAAGACCGTCTCTTTCGAATGAATCAAGCAGCAGAACTATACTTGATTCAAGTTATTGAAAAGGGATCTTTAGTTGGGATGGTTACCTTTGACAGTGTTGCTGAAATCCAAAATCATCTAACAAGAATAACTGATGATAATGTTTACCAAAAGATCACTGCAAAACTGCCTCAAGTAGCTAATGGTGGAACTTCAATTTGTAGAGGGCTCAAAGCAGGATTCcag GCAATTATCCACAGTGACCAGAGTACTTCTGGTTCTGAAATCATACTATTAACTGATGGGGAAGATAATGAAATAAATTCATGCTTTGAGGATGTAAAACGAAGTGGTGCAATCATCCACACCATTGCTCTGGGACCCTCTGCTGCCAAAGAACTGGAGACATTGTCAAATATGACAG GAGGATATCGTTTTTTTGCCAATAAAGACATAACTGGCCTTACTAATGCTTTCAGTAGAATTTCATCTAGAAGTGGAAGCATCACTCAGCAGGCTATTCAG TTGGAAAGCAAAGCCTTGAAAATTACAGGAAGGAAAAGAGTAAACGGCACAGTGCCTGTAGACAGTACAGTTGGAAATGACACTTTCTTTGTTGTCACATGGACAATACAAAAACCAGAAATTGTTCTCCAAgatccaaaaggaaagaaatataaaacctcGGATTTCAAAGAAGATAAGTTAAATATTCGATCTGCTCGTCTGCAAATACCTGGTATTGCAGAg acagGTACTTGGACTTACAGCCTTCTAAATAATCATGCCAGTTCTCAAATGCTAACAGTGACAGTGACCACTCGAGCAAGAAGTCCTACTACACCCCCAGTAATTGCAACAGCTCACATGAGTCAACATACAGCACATTATCCTAGCCCAATGATTGTTTATGCACAAGTCAGTCAAGGGTTTTTGCCTGTACTGGGAATCAGTGTAATAGCCATTATAGAAACCGAAGATGGACATCAAGTAACATTGGAGCTCTGGGACAATGGTGCAG GTGCTGATACTGTCAAGAATGATGGCATCTACTCAAGATACTTTACAGATTACTATGGAAATGGTAGATACAGTTTAAAAGTACATGCACAGGCAAGAAACAACACGGCTAGGCTAAATTTAAGACAACCACAGAACAAAGTTCTATATGTTCCAGGCTACGTTGAAAACG gtAAAATTATACTGAACCCACCCAGACCTGAAGTCAAAGATGACCTGGCAAAAGCTAAAATAGAAGACTTTAGCAGACTAACCTCTGGAGGGTCATTTACTGTATCAGGAGCTCCTCCTCCTGGTAATCACCCTTCTGTGTTCCCACCCAGTAAAATTACAGATCTTGAGGCTAAGTTCAAAGAAGATTATATTCAACTTTCATGGACAGCCCCTGGCAATGTCCTAGATAAAGGAAAAG CCAACAGCTACGTTATAAGAATAAGTAAGAGTTTCATGGATCGTCAAGAAGATTTTGACAATGCGACTTTAGTGAATACTTCTAATCTAATACCTAAGGAGGCCGgctcaaaagaaaattttgaatttaAGCCAGAACATtttagagtagaaaatggcaccAAATTCTATATTTCAGTCCAAGCCATTAATGAAGCCAATCTCATCTCAGAGGTTTCTCACATTGTACAAGCAATCAAATTTATTCCTCTACCAGAAGACAGTGTCCATGATCTGGGTACCAAGATTTCTGAAATCACTCTGGCAATTTTGGGATTACCAAtgattttctctgtattttaa